A window of the Anaerolineae bacterium genome harbors these coding sequences:
- a CDS encoding alpha/beta fold hydrolase: MRTRWLSLAILAIFLAPLAVQAQRPDAPPYARRGPYPVGTQEITIPAGETAGVEIGPLEATIWYPALNPEEAEEATRYQVGLFFLPGRALRDAPPDTEHGPYPLVIFSHGSGGLRYQSLYLTEHLASYGFVVLAADHPGNTLLDALRTPADTLTGMIRNFATRPLDILRQIAYLDEVSAADGPLAGLVDMERIAVAGHSFGGYTALAAGGARLDFAALDAWCRDPQITPLAADLPAPERDRLQLRREVCFVQEAEAQIAALRGFDAPPDGLWPSTTDPRIDAVVLMAPYNAPIFGPAGLAALEVPAFVLVGSADTTTYPQRDAYAIYHDIASGERTLAVFENASHYLFVDACSEAAIRLGQYSRCSDAVWDMTRAHDLINHLTTAFLLAHLNDDPDAAAALQPAAVDFTGVIYRRESEQ, translated from the coding sequence ATGCGTACACGGTGGTTATCCCTGGCGATCCTGGCGATCTTCCTTGCGCCACTGGCTGTTCAGGCCCAGCGACCGGACGCCCCGCCCTATGCCCGGCGCGGGCCATATCCGGTCGGCACGCAGGAGATCACGATCCCGGCAGGTGAGACAGCGGGTGTGGAAATCGGGCCGCTGGAGGCGACGATCTGGTATCCTGCCCTCAACCCGGAGGAAGCGGAGGAAGCAACCCGCTATCAGGTTGGGCTGTTCTTTCTGCCAGGCCGCGCCCTGCGGGATGCCCCGCCGGATACCGAACATGGCCCCTACCCGCTGGTGATCTTCTCCCACGGCAGTGGTGGGCTGCGCTACCAGAGCCTGTACCTGACCGAGCACCTGGCCTCATACGGCTTCGTCGTGCTGGCCGCCGATCACCCCGGCAACACCCTGCTGGATGCTCTGCGCACCCCGGCGGATACCCTCACCGGGATGATCCGCAACTTTGCCACCCGCCCCCTGGACATCCTGCGCCAGATCGCCTACCTGGACGAGGTCAGCGCCGCCGATGGGCCACTGGCCGGGCTGGTGGATATGGAGCGCATTGCCGTCGCCGGGCACTCTTTCGGCGGCTATACGGCCCTGGCCGCCGGGGGTGCACGGCTGGACTTCGCCGCCCTGGATGCCTGGTGCCGCGATCCACAAATCACGCCGCTGGCCGCCGATCTTCCCGCGCCGGAGCGCGACCGTCTCCAGTTGCGGCGGGAAGTCTGCTTCGTCCAGGAAGCAGAAGCACAGATCGCCGCGCTGCGCGGTTTCGATGCGCCGCCTGACGGCCTGTGGCCGTCCACTACCGACCCGCGCATCGACGCGGTGGTGCTGATGGCACCCTATAATGCGCCGATCTTCGGCCCGGCAGGTCTGGCCGCGCTGGAGGTCCCGGCGTTCGTGCTGGTTGGCTCAGCGGATACCACAACCTACCCGCAGCGGGATGCTTACGCCATCTACCACGACATTGCCAGCGGCGAGCGGACCCTGGCCGTATTTGAGAACGCCTCCCACTACCTGTTCGTGGATGCCTGCAGCGAGGCTGCCATCCGGCTGGGGCAGTACAGCCGCTGCTCCGATGCCGTGTGGGACATGACCCGCGCCCATGACCTGATCAACCACCTGACTACTGCCTTCCTGCTGGCGCACCTGAACGATGATCCGGACGCCGCGGCGGCGCTCCAGCCAGCAGCGGTTGACTTCACAGGGGTGATCTATCGGCGCGAAAGTGAACAATGA
- a CDS encoding zf-HC2 domain-containing protein, which yields MTERAHHDHDRSECRRLLSSLSDYVDGELDDALCQAIEAHMAECEDCRIVVNTLTRTVELYHTAPAPDLPQDVRLRLYKTLKLEDFIASKPPDAAEE from the coding sequence ATGACCGAGCGTGCCCATCATGACCACGACCGGAGCGAGTGCCGCCGCCTGCTTTCCAGCCTGTCGGACTACGTGGACGGCGAGCTGGACGACGCCCTGTGCCAGGCGATTGAGGCGCACATGGCCGAATGCGAGGATTGCCGGATCGTGGTCAATACACTGACCAGGACAGTTGAGCTGTACCACACCGCGCCTGCGCCCGACTTGCCACAGGATGTCCGCCTGCGGCTGTACAAGACGCTCAAGCTGGAGGATTTCATTGCCAGCAAACCGCCCGACGCGGCGGAAGAGTAA